Genomic window (Akkermansiaceae bacterium):
CTGCGTCAATCTGACACCGCCGACGTGGTTTGTGCCCTCAGCGACCTGCAAGGCGTCGGAATTTGAAAGGCTCTTTCTCCACATTAATACTCGAGGTGGAAATCTTTCTGGATCCGCGTCAACTGAATCCTCGGAGGGGTTGACCGGTTCCGGAGCTTCGCGATCTGCATGTGGCGCAGGTTCTTCTTGCCGGAGGTTGTCGGGTAAAAGTGGTGGCAGTTGTATTCCGATAGCACCAAAAGGATTTGGCGGAATATCCCCATCCCGGGAACGTCTTGCTCTCGCCTCGGCTCGCCTTCCTCGGCGAGCATCTGCCTCTGACGGCAGTTCGCCTCGTGCAATGAGCGTTGTAATCAGGTCGGCGTCGAGGCTTTGAACTATAGATCCGGAGGGGTCGAGGAAAGCGCCTAAGGGACCAAGAATCCGGTGATACTCGCCTTCATCATCTGCTAGTTCAAAGTCGTATCGGGTAGCGGCTTCGTAGTTTGTATAGAAACCACCGTCTGTCAGATTGTTCGATCCAATAAACAAAGTGGATTTTGTCTCACGTTCAAATAGATAAACTTTAGGATGAAACGTTGATCGGGGTATTGCGTTGTGAAAGATGTTCACCTCGCAATCCCATCGGAGAAGTTCTTCTAAGACTTCGCGGCTTGTTCCTCCGAGATCTATGCCGACGTTAAAGCGGAGGTCGGATCCTCCTGCCGCTTTGGTAAGGAGGCGCTCTCGCAGGCGGAGCGTTGTGCGAAGGGAGACGAAGGCGGAAACGAAGATAATTCGTGAGAAAACTTCGCTCTCTTCAAGAATCAGGTCAATTTCAAGACCAAGTTGGGTTTCAGGCTGCGTTATGGTAGTGACGTTCATTGAAAAACTGGCCCCGCTTAGGTAGCCGCTTGTGTTTAGATTCGCGTATGAGTAGTTGCTCCCTAATCCCCTCAATGGGTCGATAGGTTTCGGCGTCGCTGGTGTGGATGTAGCGGCTGGGGGAGATGGTGTAGTCGTTTTTCTTCAGCTCGGCGTGATCGACGATGCGGCTGAGTTTTTTCCTCTTCCTTACACCCGATGAGAGTGTCGGCGATGCGCTGGATGCCGGCGTCGGGGATGAAGTTCTTGGGATCGCCCTTTTCGAAGACCTGGCTGGCGTTGACGAGGAAGACCTTACCCTGTCGGGTCTTGGGCTTAT
Coding sequences:
- a CDS encoding phospholipase D family protein; this encodes MNVTTITQPETQLGLEIDLILEESEVFSRIIFVSAFVSLRTTLRLRERLLTKAAGGSDLRFNVGIDLGGTSREVLEELLRWDCEVNIFHNAIPRSTFHPKVYLFERETKSTLFIGSNNLTDGGFYTNYEAATRYDFELADDEGEYHRILGPLGAFLDPSGSIVQSLDADLITTLIARGELPSEADARRGRRAEARARRSRDGDIPPNPFGAIGIQLPPLLPDNLRQEEPAPHADREAPEPVNPSEDSVDADPERFPPRVLMWRKSLSNSDALQVAEGTNHVGGVRLTQARFENPQGTRIDWTRYFRQMFADYPWEREFGHTQQEKEHAFVPMRIIIRGQDYGIRNFEISHKPSGEAGQANYTTILRWGQEFTPIVVRENLAGAVFSLYETADDDVEFAIDIT